The following proteins are co-located in the Xyrauchen texanus isolate HMW12.3.18 chromosome 41, RBS_HiC_50CHRs, whole genome shotgun sequence genome:
- the zfand1 gene encoding AN1-type zinc finger protein 1 produces the protein MAELDIGKHCGIESCNQKDFLPFVCNSCSGVFCLEHRSRHSHSCPEVPVKKEITGSGGTTSYPCSFEECKGRELLPVICPHCEKLFCLAHRHQDDHKCEKLETPKPRMAATQELVQKIVESKKNTPASKGRKGAKNAATAAKVALMKLKMHASGDKGLPQTERTYFQVFLPKEAKDSSLPMFFCSKWSVGKVVDFAGSQASLKNNNNVLTAKKLRLCHPETGEAFKMDESLQSLLSHAECPLHNGGNVILEYLENESTGLDDVTAYIPSS, from the exons ATGGCGGAACTGGATATTGGAAAACATTGTGGTATTGAATCATGCAATCAAAAAG ATTTTCTACCGTTCGTGTGTAACAGCTGTTCTGGAGTCTTTTG TTTGGAGCACAGAAGCAGGCACTCCCACTCTTGTCCAGAG GTGCCAGTGAAGAAAGAGATCACTGGCTCTGGGGGTACAACATCATATCCATGCAGCTTTGAGGAATGCAAAGGGAGAGAATTGCTGCCCGTCATCTGCCCACACTGTGAAAAACTCTTCTGCCTTGC GCATCGTCATCAAGATGACCATAAGTGTGAAAAGCTGGAGACACCGAAGCCTCGCATGGCAGCGACGCAAGAACTGGTGCAGAAGATAGTGG AGTCAAAGAAGAACACACCAGCAAGTAAAGGCAGAAAAGGAGCAAAAAATGCTGCGACAGCTGCAAAAGTTGCTCTGATGAAGCTTAAGATGCACGCATCTGGAGACAAAGGCCTGCCACAG ACTGAGCGGACTTATTTCCAGGTGTTTCTGCCTAAAGAGGCTAAAGACTCTAGTTTACCAATGTTCTTCTGTTCCAAATGGAGTGTCGGCAAAGTGGTGGACTTTGCTGGATCTCAGGCCAGTCTGAAGAACAACAATAATGTCCTCACAGCTAAG AAACTGCGTTTGTGTCATCCTGAAACGGGGGAGGCCTTTAAGATGGATGAAAGCCTACAGTCACTGCTCTCCCACGCAGAGTGTCCTCTCCACAACGGAGGCAACGTCATTCTGGAGTACCTAGAGAATGAAAGCACTGGACTGGATGATGTCACTGCGTATATTCCTTCCTCCTGA